In Cicer arietinum cultivar CDC Frontier isolate Library 1 chromosome 7, Cicar.CDCFrontier_v2.0, whole genome shotgun sequence, the genomic window TAGCACAATTTTAACATGATCAGTCCCATATATGCAGACAAAGGAAAAAACGTAAATGGAAGTTACAATTACTTGTTTTATGAGCTAGCACAAACGTTTATGGAAGGAGTTGAATCTATCTATTATACTTACATGTACAATAAGACGGGAAGTTGCACTGCATATCTGACCATTTGTCCAGAAGCAGCCAAAGATGGCCCATTCAGCAGCTTTAAATCATAAGAAAAAGGGGGTCAGATTATGCAATAGGTAATCAATAAAGTTCACTCATCCTCAATCAATTTTATACGAAACACGACACCACAATGCAAGCAAATGTACGCTGTCCATAACTAAATAGTTATACTGGAGAAGGAACTGACCCTTGTCGAGGTCAACATCCTCAAAAACAATTAATGGGCTTTTTCCCCCAAGCTCTAGAGAAACAGGCTGCCAAGAAACCACAAATTTGATATTACACGTACTcgtgaaaaatataaaatgcaaATATGAATGGGCAAATAAGGTTCCAAACTCTTTCTGAGTGTGTTTCAGTGTGTGTTTTTCATTTCATTAAAACAGAAAGAAATATGAATTGTACATAGTTTGCAGAAAATGCTGCTTAAAAATACCTTGACCAGCTGAGCTGCAGCTGTCATAATTTTGCTCCCAGTTGCAGAGCTTCCAGTAAAGGCAATCTATTAGAAATTTCAAATGTTGGTCACTAGATCATAGTAGCTTTGcaaaattaaagatattatagaaaaatgaaTGCGGGACATAGAGCAAGATTCAACCCTGTATATCTCGAAATGTATTAAAAACTAAAGACAATTGAACCTTGTCAACATCAGGATGAGATGCCAAAGGAGCACCAGCTTCATGTCCTAATCCAGTGAGAATATTTAATACACCTGGAGGAAGGTCCACTTCTTTGCATATTTCACCCAGCTCCAAGCAGGttctaaaattgtaaaaaaacacAGCatgagaaaaaaaacaaaacaaataaataagacTGAAGAGTTGATGAGAACATAACATACAAAGATGCCAATTCAGATGGCTTCAATATTGCAGCACAGCCAGCAGCAAGAGCAGGAGCAACTTTCCACGTCGCCATTAACAGAGGATAATTCCTAAAACAACATTTGATTAAGCATTAAACAACACTCAACTAGCAAACGACAGCATTATTACAGTAAGCAAACACAACCATCTGCACACATACGGGACCTAATATACCAGAAAAGTAATCGTTATCGACGAGAAAAAGTTTGCATTGCCATAACAAATCTGgaaattctttaaaacaaaagatAACCAGCACAAAATGCACAAAATCAGCAATCCAGTCCTTCCAATCAAATCTCATGCCGTTGAATTAGGGTTGCGTTGCATCTCGATCCAATGGCCAAGATTTGACTGAATTGACCAGATTGAAGTCAAAATAGTTCCTAAATTGGTACCCAAAAAAAAAGGTCAAATAAGAATTAAAGGAATACAAATGCAATTAGCAAATGAAGAAAGAAGAAGCAAACAAATACTACCATGGAGTTATTAATCCAACAACACCAATAGGCTCCCTAAGGACATAACTCTTGAAAGTATCCATGGGAAGAGACACAGGAGCCTTTTGCTTTGCATCCAATTTTTCAGCAAGATCCGCATAAAACTCAAAGCAACCAGCAACATCATCCTACACAGAATAAAAATAACCGTTTTCATTTTGCAACGAGAAAGCGTAAACAGTAGAGTTAGTTACAACTAATGGCACTTACAATGTCCCACGCGGCTTCATCGAGTGGTTTTCCACAATCAACGGCTTCAAGTTTAGCGAGCACAGTCTTTTTCTCGATAACCTTGGCGGCGATGGCGCGTAGATAGCGAGCTCGAACAGCGCCAGAAGCGGAAGCCCAATCTGCACCTTTGTTGCGAGAGAGAGCAGTTTTGGCGGCGGCAACGGCGGCATCTACATCTTCCTTAGTAGCCGCTGGGATATCACCTGAATTGAATCAAGTATACAACAATTGAGATTTTGAGATGATTAATCAAATCTAACGGTGTTAGTAAAAAAAGACGGAACTGCTAAAAATGGAGAAGAGGGAAGACCGATGATGTGTTGGGTGGAAGGGTTGATGATGGGAATCCGTTTGTTGAGGATGGGAGATTTCCAGTCTCCGTTAATGAATAACTGTCGAGTCGGGATCGGAATATCCATTTTTTACTGTCTCTTTATCTCTAATCTATTCTTAATTTGATGGAGATCAAATCTCACAGTACGAGTTGATGAAATTATTTTCCCAGCTTAGCTGTTAGTGTTAAGTGTTAATAAGGTATGCTTCTTCTCTTACACgcctttttttcctttcttcatctttttcttttctctctctttttcgaTAGTTatttatggtaaaaaaaaaaaaaaaaactacgtTAGGCAATTAATTGAGCTTGATTGGAAAATTAAAGTGTGTCGTACCTAAAATATTAGGCAATTAATTGGTCTAGGGAGGGGTTCAGATTTAGTTATTTTCTATTCATGTCTTCCCTCCCTAAGTAAAACagttgttatgtttttttaattgaaaatattcataaaataaatacaatcaaTGATTTTTTACGATATatgaattaatttgatgtttattgataaatttcatcattagattaataattaaatgaattttataaaataattatttttatcatatatataattataataattaaaaattatttattaaaagtatcaatgaaataaaatttaatttttttaaattttttattacttgtatataataataaatattgaatattttttataaataaaatgtaaaaaattaatataattgatacttataaaaaataaaatgatattttttcttatataataatctttcttaaaatataaaagtcaacaaataactatttaattaataaaaataatcattaactTATTAAGTTAGTAAACAAATGTACAAaaactcttaaatttataaatatatcataaaagctCATCAATATTTGTTGTTATTTGTTGATGCTAATTGGGGGTTGCTTAGTacgtagttttttttttgggcTTAGGCAAACCTTATTCCATTCAAAAAAAGAGATGATCATTATGGTGATGGTAAGTGGTAACTGATAAATGactcttattttgattttgtatatGCATTTAATCTTATTAAGTTTATGACTTGGTCTTAACTTTTTTCAAACTTAGGTGCTTGTGGTTTTCCCTTAGGCGCTTTGCTAATGCTTAAAGTTTTTTAGTACAAGGATTGAAAAATCTCATGCATGCTTATTAATTTACCAGATCTTTTCTATTATTATGAAAATCACTCTTCAGAACAGAAGcataatttgtttaaatataCAAGAAATTCTTAGATTAGGAAAAGTTGACCAcaaaaatgtcaaaagatgtTATCATTATGTCATCCACTTGTATTATCTACTTGTATAATAATTGTGTAATAAGTTAAGAAGTGTAATGATCGTGTCTTCCATCATCAAAAGGGAGATCATTATAGAGCTTACAACTCATTTGTGTGTATAGTATGTATTTTGTCGTCTTGTAATCCTCTTTGATTATAAAAGGAGGAAGGTTGTGCTTTGTAAGATCatcgaaaaataaaataaaacttggGTATTTAAGAAACatgttcttctaaatttttttgtctTCTTTCCTGAGAACTCTAGTTTATATGTTCATATTATAGATTCATCTCAAAATATGTTAATACGTTCTACACTCGCATCAGAAACGAggatcttgtgcatcaaaaaaCATATGATCATTGATCCTTGCTACGGTCCTTTCTATCATaagattttagttttaattgatAATCTGTGTCTTGAGATGTATGAGCCTTGGAATGACTTTTTGTTATCTCGGTTTGATGATTCAATTAAGACTATGCGGTATCAGAGCCACATGTAAAAAAGGGATGCCTATAGTATGAATATAGTAAAGAGAGTGAGTAAGGAAGAAAACCATCTAATCATGGAAACAATTGATATATATGGATTGTAAGTACATGTACACTCagaataaattaaatgaattcaaaagaaaataaataaaaaatataaataatagttttcAACCAATTAATCTACACAAAAGAcgttaattatatttaaaaatttcaatcaatgtTTGTGGGTGGCTTTGGAATACTTGGTTTTGATCCAGTGAAGACCAACGGAGGTACCATCCTTTAACTTCTTGATGCCAGTGGATGCCACTCCTTTGGTCTTACCTAAACCTTCTCCAAACTTCTCCTTGTACTTTGTTGTGTTGCTCTTGTTGTTGGAACCAACCATAATAGGGTCCGGACCATTGTCCCACTGATCTGCCCAAGAAGTTCCATATGAGTTGTACACGTTCCCATGTTCCATTCTAGCTTGATCGATCGATCTCTACTTCTTTCTTAATCCTTCTGAGTTCCACCAAAATAAATCACTTTGTATAGGGAACTGAATTGATGGATTACCAATTAATTATCAACGCTTATATAGTCATGATTGGCAAttctattatataaaataaaataaaaaattcaactaTATTCAAATCCATGAGCTAAGTAGTTACGATGGCGTGTGAATTTTGGCACGTGATGAAGCATCGCCtccatttatattttaattattattactgttCAACAAAGACGTCTATAGAGTAGATGGAACCTTCTCTTTGAGAAGTTTAtttgaacaattttattttattaatcagaAAAAACATATGTGAGTTTTGGACTAAGGTCAACCACTTTATCTACCGTGCTTTTACGCTCTCCAAATTTTGTGTTCAAACTTCAAAGGCCTCTCTTTGGACTAGAAGC contains:
- the LOC101506136 gene encoding aminoaldehyde dehydrogenase 2, peroxisomal; this translates as MDIPIPTRQLFINGDWKSPILNKRIPIINPSTQHIIGDIPAATKEDVDAAVAAAKTALSRNKGADWASASGAVRARYLRAIAAKVIEKKTVLAKLEAVDCGKPLDEAAWDIDDVAGCFEFYADLAEKLDAKQKAPVSLPMDTFKSYVLREPIGVVGLITPWNYPLLMATWKVAPALAAGCAAILKPSELASLTCLELGEICKEVDLPPGVLNILTGLGHEAGAPLASHPDVDKIAFTGSSATGSKIMTAAAQLVKPVSLELGGKSPLIVFEDVDLDKAAEWAIFGCFWTNGQICSATSRLIVHESIATELLNRMVKWIKNIKISDPLEEGCRLGPVVSEGQYEKILKFISNAKSEGATILTGGSRPEHLKKGFFVEPTIITDVTTSMQIWKEEVFGPVLCVKTFSTEEEAIDLANDTIYGLGAAVISNDLERCERITKAFKAGIVWINCSQPCFTQAPWGGIKRSGFGRELGEWGLDNYLSVKQVTQYISEEPWGWYQPPAKL
- the LOC101506467 gene encoding uncharacterized protein, whose amino-acid sequence is MEHGNVYNSYGTSWADQWDNGPDPIMVGSNNKSNTTKYKEKFGEGLGKTKGVASTGIKKLKDGTSVGLHWIKTKYSKATHKH